In Streptomyces canus, one DNA window encodes the following:
- a CDS encoding site-2 protease family protein, translating to MDESGGSGQPRSGRDRPAKPHAGPTAQTTDPTTPDPHEHGDRASATNPASASAQGAGTPRPDGGFDGTDGAPADDRPTPEAAPEPAADGNPAQEPPTADDTAEAGGLPETGAGPEGSGRPSEPPVAGTRGPSPRAADDTSEADAPLEADDAPEGSQRPSDAPAPAPEAEGPEGEGVSADHESAHPHGGPRQPSPPTDLHKPEEPDADHARPAYHDAHRTLAHSGAPKSPPPQSPQPRGGLLMGRPFGVPVYVAPSWFLVAALITWVFGGQLDRVLPELGAARYLVSLFFAVAFYASVLVHELAHTVAALRFKLPVRRIQLQFFGGVSEIEKEAETPGREFVLAFVGPLLSLILAGLFYLAMQPVEPGTVPGVLLAGLMASNLIVAVFNLLPGLPLDGGRMLRAVVWKITGKPMSGTVAAAWVGRALAVCVLIGLPLLTQSGALGSSAEDNVGMDTVMDALLAAILAAIIWTGAGNSLRMARLREHLPELRARTLTRRAVPVETDTPLSEALRRANAAGARALVVVDAEGTPLSLVREAAIVGVPEHRRPWVAVSGLAQDLTDGMRVSAELAGEDLLDTLRATPATEYLVVEQTGEIYGVLSAADVERAFVKAMARPS from the coding sequence GTGGACGAGAGCGGCGGGAGCGGGCAGCCGCGGTCCGGCAGGGACCGGCCGGCCAAGCCCCACGCAGGGCCCACGGCCCAGACCACCGACCCCACGACCCCCGACCCGCACGAGCACGGAGACCGGGCGTCCGCCACGAACCCCGCCAGCGCTTCCGCACAGGGCGCCGGCACACCCCGACCCGACGGGGGCTTCGACGGCACTGACGGTGCCCCGGCCGACGACCGTCCCACCCCCGAGGCCGCACCGGAGCCCGCCGCGGATGGCAACCCCGCCCAGGAACCGCCGACGGCCGACGACACCGCCGAGGCCGGCGGCCTCCCGGAGACCGGTGCTGGGCCGGAGGGGAGTGGGCGCCCGTCGGAACCGCCGGTGGCGGGCACCCGCGGCCCTTCGCCACGAGCGGCCGACGACACGTCCGAGGCCGATGCTCCCCTGGAGGCCGACGATGCGCCCGAGGGAAGTCAGCGCCCGTCCGACGCCCCCGCACCCGCCCCGGAGGCCGAAGGGCCGGAAGGCGAGGGCGTGAGCGCGGATCATGAGTCCGCCCACCCCCACGGCGGTCCCCGACAGCCCTCACCCCCCACCGACCTGCACAAACCCGAAGAGCCGGACGCCGACCACGCCCGTCCGGCCTACCACGACGCCCACCGCACCCTCGCCCACTCCGGTGCCCCCAAGAGCCCTCCGCCCCAGTCCCCCCAGCCCCGGGGCGGCCTGCTGATGGGCCGCCCCTTCGGTGTGCCCGTCTACGTCGCCCCCAGCTGGTTCCTCGTCGCCGCGCTCATCACCTGGGTGTTCGGCGGACAGCTGGACCGCGTGCTGCCGGAGCTCGGCGCCGCCCGCTACCTCGTCTCCCTCTTCTTCGCGGTCGCCTTCTACGCCTCCGTCCTCGTCCACGAGTTGGCGCACACCGTCGCGGCACTGCGCTTCAAGCTCCCCGTCCGCCGCATCCAGCTCCAGTTCTTCGGCGGCGTCTCCGAGATCGAGAAAGAGGCCGAGACCCCTGGCCGGGAGTTCGTGCTGGCCTTCGTCGGCCCGCTGCTCTCGCTGATCCTCGCCGGCCTCTTCTACCTCGCCATGCAGCCCGTAGAACCCGGCACGGTCCCCGGCGTCCTGCTCGCCGGCCTGATGGCCTCCAACCTCATCGTGGCCGTCTTCAACCTCCTGCCCGGCCTCCCCCTCGACGGCGGCCGCATGCTCCGCGCCGTCGTCTGGAAGATCACCGGCAAGCCCATGAGCGGCACCGTCGCCGCCGCCTGGGTCGGCCGCGCCCTCGCCGTCTGCGTCCTCATCGGCCTCCCCCTGCTCACCCAGTCCGGAGCGCTCGGCTCCTCCGCCGAGGACAACGTCGGCATGGACACAGTCATGGACGCCCTGCTCGCCGCGATCCTCGCCGCGATCATCTGGACCGGCGCCGGCAACAGCCTGCGCATGGCACGCCTGCGCGAACACCTCCCCGAACTGCGCGCCCGCACCCTCACCCGCCGCGCCGTCCCCGTCGAGACCGACACCCCCCTCTCCGAGGCCCTGCGCCGCGCCAACGCCGCCGGCGCCCGCGCCCTGGTGGTCGTCGACGCCGAGGGCACCCCGCTCTCCCTCGTCCGCGAGGCCGCCATCGTCGGCGTACCCGAACACCGCCGCCCCTGGGTCGCCGTCAGCGGCCTCGCCCAGGACCTCACCGACGGCATGCGCGTCTCCGCGGAACTCGCCGGCGAGGACCTGCTGGACACCCTGCGCGCGACCCCCGCCACCGAGTACCTCGTGGTCGAGCAGACCGGCGAGATCTACGGCGTCCTGTCCGCGGCCGACGTGGAACGCGCCTTCGTGAAGGCCATGGCCAGACCGTCCTAG
- the metH gene encoding methionine synthase, which translates to MASSPLTPSADSRTRVSALREALATRVVVADGAMGTMLQAQDPTLEDFENLEGCNEILNVTRPDIVRSVHDAYFAVGVDCVETNTFGSNHTAASEYDIADRVHELSEAGARIAREAADEYAARDGRQRWVLGSVGPGTKLPTLGHIDYATIRDGYQANVEGLLAGGADALIVETTQDLLQTKASVLGARRALEATGSDVPLVVSMAFETTGTMLLGSEIGAALTALEPLGIDMIGLNCSTGPAEMSEHLRYLARHSRIPLLCMPNAGLPILTKDGAHFPLDPEGLADAQENFVRDYGLSLIGGCCGTTPEHLRQVVERVRGLTPCERSPQPEPGAASLYQTVPFRQDTSYLAIGERTNANGSKKFREAMLEARWDDCVEMAREQIREGAHMLDLCVDYVGRDGVADMRELAGRFATASTLPIVLDSTEVPVIRAGLEKLGGRAVINSVNYEDGDGPESRFAKVTQLAQEHGAALIALTIDEEGQARTPEHKVAIAERLIEDLTGNWGIHESDILIDALTFTICTGQEESRKDGIATIEAIGELKRRHPEVQTTLGLSNISFGLNPAARVLLNSVFLDECVKAGLDSAIVHASKILPIARFSEEEVQTALDLIYDRRAEGYDPLQKLMALFEGATTKSLKAGRAEELAALPLDERLKRRIIDGEKMGLEADLDEALQTRPALDIVNDTLLDGMKVVGELFGSGQMQLPFVLQSAEVMKTAVAYLEPHMEKVEGDEAGKGTIVLATVRGDVHDIGKNLVDIILSNNGYNVINLGIKQPVSAILDAAAEHRADVIGMSGLLVKSTVIMKENLEELNQRGMAADFPVILGGAALTRAYVEQDLHEIYQGEVRYARDAFEGLRLMDALIGVKRGVPGAKLPELKQRRVRANAVTVEEERPEEGHVRSDVATDNPVPTPPFWDTRVIKGIQLKEYASWLDEGALFKGQWGLKQARTGEGPTYEELVETDGRPRLRGLLDRLQTENLLEAAVVYGYFPCVSKDDDLIILDQEGNERTRFTFPRQRRGRRLCLADFFRPEESGETDVVGLQVVTVGSRIGEQTAQLFEANAYRDYLELHGLSVQLAEALAEYWHARVRSELGFAGEDPSDVEDMFALKYRGARFSLGYGACPNLEDRAKIADLLQPERIGVHLSEEFQLHPEQSTDAIVIHHPEAKYFNAR; encoded by the coding sequence ATGGCCTCGTCGCCACTGACCCCTTCCGCCGACAGCCGGACCCGTGTGTCCGCGCTCCGTGAGGCCCTTGCCACCAGGGTGGTGGTCGCTGACGGAGCGATGGGCACCATGCTGCAGGCGCAGGACCCCACGCTCGAGGACTTCGAGAATCTCGAGGGTTGCAACGAGATTCTCAATGTGACGCGCCCGGACATCGTGCGTTCCGTCCATGACGCGTACTTCGCGGTGGGCGTCGACTGCGTGGAGACCAACACCTTCGGGTCCAATCACACGGCCGCGTCGGAGTACGACATCGCCGATCGTGTGCACGAGCTGTCCGAGGCGGGTGCCCGGATTGCCCGTGAGGCGGCCGACGAGTACGCCGCCCGTGACGGCCGCCAGCGCTGGGTTTTGGGTTCGGTGGGGCCCGGTACCAAGCTGCCCACCCTGGGCCACATCGATTACGCCACGATCCGCGATGGTTATCAGGCCAACGTGGAGGGGCTGCTCGCCGGCGGCGCCGACGCTCTGATCGTGGAGACCACGCAGGACCTGCTCCAGACGAAGGCGTCGGTGCTGGGTGCCCGTCGCGCGCTGGAGGCGACCGGCTCCGATGTGCCGCTGGTGGTCTCGATGGCGTTCGAGACGACCGGCACGATGCTGCTGGGTTCCGAGATCGGCGCGGCGCTGACCGCGCTGGAGCCGCTCGGCATCGACATGATCGGCCTGAACTGTTCGACCGGGCCGGCCGAGATGAGCGAGCATCTGCGTTACCTTGCCCGGCATTCCCGTATCCCGCTGCTGTGCATGCCGAACGCGGGTCTGCCGATCCTCACGAAGGACGGGGCGCACTTTCCGCTGGATCCCGAGGGCCTGGCCGATGCCCAGGAGAACTTCGTCCGTGACTACGGCCTGTCCCTGATCGGCGGCTGCTGCGGTACGACACCGGAGCACCTGCGCCAGGTCGTCGAGCGGGTCCGTGGGCTCACGCCTTGCGAGCGCAGCCCGCAGCCCGAGCCCGGTGCCGCTTCCCTCTACCAGACGGTCCCGTTCCGCCAGGACACCTCTTACCTGGCGATCGGTGAGCGCACGAATGCCAACGGCTCGAAGAAGTTCCGTGAGGCCATGCTGGAGGCCCGCTGGGACGACTGTGTGGAGATGGCCCGTGAGCAGATCCGTGAGGGCGCCCACATGCTGGATCTCTGCGTGGACTATGTCGGGCGTGACGGTGTGGCGGACATGAGGGAGCTGGCGGGCCGTTTCGCCACCGCTTCCACGCTGCCGATCGTCCTGGACTCCACCGAGGTTCCCGTCATCCGGGCCGGTCTGGAAAAGCTCGGCGGCCGCGCGGTCATCAACTCCGTCAACTACGAGGACGGCGACGGCCCGGAGTCCCGTTTCGCGAAGGTCACCCAGCTCGCCCAGGAGCACGGTGCCGCGCTGATCGCGCTGACGATCGACGAGGAGGGCCAGGCCCGCACCCCCGAGCACAAGGTCGCCATCGCCGAACGGCTCATCGAGGACCTGACCGGCAACTGGGGTATCCACGAGTCGGACATCCTCATCGACGCCCTGACCTTCACCATCTGTACCGGACAGGAGGAGTCCCGCAAGGACGGCATCGCCACCATCGAGGCGATCGGTGAGCTCAAGCGCCGCCACCCGGAGGTTCAGACCACGCTGGGTCTGTCCAACATCTCCTTCGGTCTCAACCCGGCCGCCCGTGTCCTGCTCAACTCGGTCTTCCTCGATGAGTGTGTCAAGGCGGGCCTGGACTCGGCGATCGTGCACGCGTCGAAGATCCTGCCCATCGCCCGCTTCAGCGAGGAAGAGGTCCAGACGGCCCTCGACCTGATCTATGACCGTCGCGCGGAGGGTTATGACCCGCTCCAGAAGCTGATGGCGCTGTTCGAGGGCGCCACCACCAAGTCCCTGAAGGCGGGCCGTGCCGAGGAACTGGCGGCTCTGCCCCTGGACGAGCGTCTCAAGCGGCGCATCATCGACGGCGAGAAGATGGGCCTGGAGGCCGACCTCGACGAGGCCCTCCAGACGCGCCCCGCTCTCGACATCGTCAACGACACCCTCCTGGACGGCATGAAGGTCGTCGGTGAGCTCTTCGGCTCCGGCCAGATGCAGCTGCCGTTCGTCCTGCAGTCCGCCGAGGTGATGAAGACCGCGGTGGCCTATCTGGAACCGCATATGGAGAAGGTCGAGGGCGACGAGGCCGGCAAGGGCACCATCGTGCTCGCCACGGTCCGCGGCGACGTTCACGACATCGGTAAGAACCTCGTGGACATCATCTTGTCCAACAACGGCTACAACGTGATCAACCTCGGCATCAAGCAGCCGGTCTCCGCGATCCTGGACGCCGCCGCCGAGCACCGTGCCGACGTCATCGGCATGTCCGGGCTCCTGGTCAAGTCCACGGTGATCATGAAGGAGAACCTGGAGGAGCTCAACCAGCGCGGCATGGCCGCCGACTTCCCGGTCATCCTGGGCGGAGCCGCGCTGACCCGGGCCTACGTCGAACAGGACCTGCACGAGATCTACCAGGGCGAGGTCCGCTACGCCCGCGACGCCTTCGAGGGCCTACGCCTCATGGACGCCCTCATCGGCGTCAAGCGGGGCGTGCCCGGCGCCAAGTTGCCCGAGCTCAAGCAGCGCAGGGTGCGCGCGAATGCCGTGACCGTCGAGGAGGAGCGGCCCGAAGAGGGGCACGTCCGCTCCGACGTGGCCACCGACAACCCGGTGCCCACCCCGCCGTTCTGGGACACCCGTGTCATCAAGGGCATCCAGCTCAAGGAGTACGCCTCCTGGCTCGACGAGGGCGCGCTCTTCAAGGGCCAGTGGGGGCTCAAGCAGGCCCGCACCGGCGAGGGGCCGACGTACGAGGAGCTCGTCGAGACCGACGGGCGGCCCCGGCTGCGCGGTCTGCTGGACCGGCTGCAGACCGAGAACCTGCTGGAAGCCGCCGTCGTCTACGGCTACTTCCCGTGCGTGTCCAAGGACGACGACCTGATCATCCTGGACCAGGAGGGCAACGAGCGCACCCGCTTCACCTTCCCGCGCCAGCGCCGCGGCCGCCGGCTCTGCCTCGCCGACTTCTTCCGTCCGGAGGAGTCGGGGGAGACCGACGTGGTCGGCCTCCAGGTCGTCACCGTCGGCTCCCGGATCGGCGAGCAGACCGCCCAGCTCTTCGAGGCCAACGCCTACCGCGACTACCTCGAACTGCACGGCCTGTCCGTCCAGTTGGCCGAGGCGCTCGCCGAGTACTGGCACGCGCGCGTGCGTTCCGAGCTCGGCTTCGCGGGCGAGGACCCCAGTGACGTCGAGGACATGTTCGCCCTCAAGTACCGGGGCGCCCGCTTCTCCCTCGGCTACGGCGCCTGCCCCAACCTGGAGGACCGCGCCAAGATCGCCGACCTGCTCCAGCCGGAGCGCATCGGCGTCCACCTGAGCGAGGAGTTCCAGCTCCACCCCGAGCAGTCCACCGACGCGATCGTCATCCACCACCCGGAGGCGAAGTACTTCAACGCCCGCTGA
- a CDS encoding HAD family hydrolase, translated as MTSTVPAPLTRTADGSALQAVLLDMDGTLVDTEGFWWDVEVEIFARLGHTLDDSWRHVVVGGPMTRSAGFLIEATGADITLAELTVLLNQGFEERIGHALPLMPGATRLLAELSTHRIPTALVSASHRRIIDRVLATLGPQHFALTVAGDEVPRTKPHPDPYLFAAAGLGADPARCAVVEDTATGVAAAEAAGCQVVVVPSVAPIPQAPGRTVVGSLEEVDLTFLRGLITLR; from the coding sequence ATGACCAGCACGGTCCCCGCGCCATTGACCCGTACGGCGGACGGCTCCGCCCTCCAGGCCGTACTCCTCGACATGGACGGCACCCTGGTGGACACCGAGGGCTTCTGGTGGGACGTCGAAGTCGAGATCTTCGCGCGCCTCGGCCACACCCTCGACGACTCCTGGCGCCATGTCGTGGTCGGCGGCCCCATGACCCGCAGCGCGGGCTTCCTGATCGAGGCCACCGGCGCCGACATCACGCTCGCCGAGCTCACCGTCCTGCTCAACCAGGGCTTCGAGGAGCGCATCGGCCACGCCCTGCCCCTGATGCCGGGGGCGACCCGGCTGCTGGCCGAGCTGTCCACGCACCGGATCCCCACCGCCCTGGTCTCCGCCTCGCACCGGCGCATCATCGACCGCGTCCTCGCCACCCTGGGCCCCCAGCACTTCGCCCTCACGGTCGCCGGAGACGAGGTCCCGCGCACCAAGCCGCACCCGGACCCCTACCTGTTCGCCGCCGCCGGACTCGGCGCCGATCCGGCCAGATGCGCGGTGGTCGAGGACACCGCCACCGGTGTCGCCGCGGCCGAGGCCGCCGGCTGCCAGGTCGTGGTCGTGCCCTCGGTCGCCCCCATCCCGCAGGCCCCCGGACGCACTGTCGTCGGCTCCCTCGAAGAGGTCGACCTGACATTTCTGCGCGGCCTGATCACCCTTCGATGA
- a CDS encoding ABC transporter substrate-binding protein: protein MNKRIQWQVLPLVAGLGAGLLTGCGTESGDSGSGGSSVVMGMSDDVLATDPASGYDPGSWLLFNNVFQSLLSFPKGGTEPEPDAAQSCEFTDTRTQVYECTLKDGLKFSNGDSLTSEDVKFSFDRTLKINDDAGPAIMFPMLDKVETPDEKRVVFKLNTPDATFPSKIASGAGSIVDHTQYDADGLRKDGKAVGSGPYQLDSFDDDQAVFSVNENYKGTADPQNSGVTLKFFHGDQSALKTALTDKKVDIAYRGLTAGDITDIENASPDSGVEVVEGTSAEVQHLVFNMDDPVAGRLGVRKAIAYLIDREALIHDVYQGTATPLYSIIPAGIGGHNTAFFDTYGAQPSKSKAAAALAEDHITGKVKLTLWSTPSRYGPATGQELKTIAQQLNASGLFDADVKSVAFDQYEKDIAAGKYGVYVKGWVPDYPDADNFTAPFFGKGNVLDNHYSNNEITRSLIPQTAAQPDRSATDDPFATLQDIVAEDVPVLPVWQAKQYAVVRDDVYGLEYCLDASTVFRFWELSKG from the coding sequence GTGAACAAGCGCATCCAGTGGCAGGTCCTGCCCCTCGTGGCGGGCCTGGGCGCCGGTCTGCTGACCGGTTGCGGCACGGAGTCGGGGGACTCCGGTTCCGGCGGCTCCTCCGTGGTCATGGGGATGTCCGACGACGTCCTCGCCACCGACCCGGCCTCCGGCTACGACCCCGGCTCCTGGTTGTTGTTCAACAACGTCTTCCAGTCGCTGCTCAGCTTCCCCAAGGGCGGCACGGAACCGGAGCCGGACGCCGCCCAGAGCTGCGAGTTCACCGACACCAGGACCCAGGTGTACGAGTGCACGCTCAAGGACGGCCTCAAGTTCAGCAATGGCGACTCGCTGACCTCCGAGGACGTCAAGTTCTCCTTCGACCGCACGTTGAAGATCAACGACGACGCCGGTCCCGCGATCATGTTCCCGATGCTCGACAAGGTCGAGACTCCGGACGAGAAGAGGGTCGTCTTCAAGCTCAACACCCCGGACGCCACCTTCCCGAGCAAGATCGCCTCCGGCGCCGGCTCGATCGTCGACCACACGCAGTACGACGCCGACGGCCTCCGCAAGGACGGCAAGGCGGTCGGCTCCGGCCCCTACCAGCTCGACTCGTTCGACGACGACCAGGCCGTGTTCTCCGTCAACGAGAACTACAAGGGCACCGCCGACCCCCAGAACTCCGGTGTCACGCTGAAGTTCTTCCACGGCGACCAGAGCGCCCTGAAGACCGCCCTGACCGACAAGAAGGTCGACATCGCCTACCGCGGCCTGACCGCGGGGGACATCACCGACATCGAGAACGCCTCGCCCGACTCCGGCGTCGAGGTCGTCGAGGGCACCAGCGCCGAGGTCCAGCACCTCGTCTTCAACATGGACGACCCGGTCGCGGGCCGACTCGGCGTCCGCAAGGCGATCGCCTACCTGATCGACCGCGAAGCCCTCATCCACGACGTCTACCAGGGCACCGCGACCCCGCTCTACTCGATCATCCCGGCCGGTATCGGGGGCCACAACACGGCCTTCTTCGACACCTACGGCGCCCAGCCCTCCAAGTCCAAGGCAGCCGCCGCCCTCGCCGAGGACCACATCACCGGCAAGGTGAAGCTGACCCTGTGGTCGACACCGTCCCGCTACGGCCCGGCCACCGGCCAGGAACTGAAGACGATCGCCCAGCAGCTCAACGCCAGCGGCCTGTTCGACGCCGACGTGAAGTCCGTGGCCTTCGACCAGTACGAGAAGGACATCGCCGCCGGAAAGTACGGCGTCTACGTCAAGGGCTGGGTGCCCGACTACCCGGACGCCGACAACTTCACGGCCCCCTTCTTCGGCAAGGGCAACGTGCTGGACAACCACTACAGCAACAACGAGATCACCCGCTCGCTCATCCCGCAGACCGCCGCCCAGCCGGACCGCTCCGCGACGGACGACCCCTTCGCCACGCTCCAGGACATCGTCGCCGAGGACGTCCCCGTCCTGCCCGTGTGGCAGGCCAAGCAGTACGCCGTCGTCCGTGACGACGTCTACGGCCTGGAGTACTGCCTCGACGCCTCCACCGTGTTCCGCTTCTGGGAGCTCAGCAAGGGCTGA
- a CDS encoding RecB family exonuclease, translated as METSTEDTAEAASGDPGAAVEPVTGEPTAEGTAEEAVEVSRPAAIAPASLSPSRANDFMQCPLLYRFRVIDRLPEKPSEAATRGTLVHSVLERLFDAPATERTAPRAKSLVPGQWDRLRESRPEVVELFADDPDGERLALWLGEAERLVERWFTLEDPTRLEPAERELFVEAELDSGLRLRGIIDRVDVAPTGEVRIVDYKTGKAPRPEYAEGALFQMKFYALVVWRLKNVIPRRLQLVYLGSGDVLTYDPVLADLERVERKLLALWEAIRQATETGDWRPRPTKLCGWCDHQEHCPEFGGTPPPYPLPVTPAIGEQGRMGPD; from the coding sequence ATGGAGACGAGCACCGAGGACACGGCGGAGGCCGCGAGCGGCGACCCGGGGGCGGCGGTGGAGCCGGTCACGGGCGAGCCGACGGCAGAGGGTACGGCGGAGGAGGCGGTGGAGGTCTCGCGGCCGGCCGCCATAGCGCCGGCCTCCCTCTCCCCTTCTCGTGCCAATGACTTCATGCAGTGTCCGCTGCTGTATCGGTTCCGGGTGATCGACCGGCTCCCCGAGAAGCCGAGCGAGGCGGCCACTCGGGGGACCCTGGTGCACTCGGTGCTGGAGCGGCTCTTCGACGCCCCGGCCACGGAGCGGACCGCGCCCCGGGCCAAGTCGCTCGTCCCCGGCCAGTGGGACCGGCTCAGGGAGAGCCGGCCCGAGGTGGTGGAGCTGTTCGCCGACGATCCGGACGGCGAGCGACTGGCGCTGTGGCTCGGTGAGGCGGAGCGGCTGGTCGAGCGGTGGTTCACGCTGGAGGATCCGACGCGCCTGGAGCCCGCGGAGCGGGAGCTGTTCGTCGAGGCGGAGCTGGACTCGGGGCTGAGGCTGCGCGGGATCATCGACCGGGTCGACGTGGCGCCGACCGGCGAGGTGCGGATCGTCGACTACAAGACCGGCAAGGCGCCCCGGCCCGAGTACGCCGAGGGCGCGCTGTTCCAGATGAAGTTCTACGCCCTGGTGGTGTGGCGGCTGAAGAACGTGATCCCGCGTCGGCTCCAGCTCGTCTACCTCGGCAGCGGTGACGTCCTGACGTACGACCCCGTCCTCGCGGACCTGGAGCGCGTCGAGCGCAAGCTGCTGGCGCTGTGGGAGGCGATCCGGCAGGCCACGGAGACGGGCGACTGGCGGCCGCGCCCGACCAAGCTGTGCGGCTGGTGCGACCACCAGGAGCACTGTCCGGAGTTCGGCGGCACTCCCCCGCCGTACCCACTGCCGGTGACGCCCGCGATCGGTGAGCAGGGCAGAATGGGGCCGGACTAG
- a CDS encoding ABC transporter substrate-binding protein yields MNRKTLVLPAVIGLLAPVLAACGGSNSGSGGGDAIAVGTTDRFTATKDAPAPLDPAYAYDVGTWNVLRQTVQTLMIQPKGDGNPVPEAARSCGFSDSGNERYVCTLRDGLKFANGDAITAADVKYSIDRARALKADSGVFALLSTIDTVETKGDREVIFHLKTADATFPYKLSTPVAGIVNPDDYAKNKLRDGFDVDGSGPYTMKSDVKNDELVDAVFTKNPNYKGSLTVNNDKVELRSYSDADDMGTALEKGDIDLITRTMSPQQIKKLSNESGGDVDLVEMAGLEIRYLAFNTNAPAVKSRAVRQAMAQLINRSELVSRVYGIQAQPLFSLVPATITGHSNAFFNKYGDPSVTKAKSLLAQADITTPVKLTLHYTTDHYGSGTKEEFEDLQKQLNDSGLFDVSIQGAPWSTFRPAEQKGKYDVYGMGWFPDFPDADNYLAPFLDKDNFLGSPYDNGEIRNTLIPDSRREADRIAASGSLTEIQDIVADDVPVLPLWQGNQYVAARDDVTGTAYALNSSSTLQLWELGRGVSG; encoded by the coding sequence ATGAACCGCAAGACTTTGGTGCTGCCGGCCGTCATCGGTCTGCTCGCGCCGGTGCTCGCCGCCTGCGGCGGCTCCAACAGCGGCAGCGGCGGAGGCGACGCGATCGCTGTCGGCACCACCGACCGGTTCACCGCCACGAAGGACGCTCCCGCGCCGCTCGACCCCGCCTACGCCTACGACGTCGGCACCTGGAACGTCCTGCGCCAGACCGTGCAGACCCTGATGATCCAGCCCAAGGGCGACGGCAACCCCGTGCCCGAGGCGGCCCGGTCCTGCGGCTTCAGCGACAGCGGCAACGAACGCTACGTCTGCACCCTGCGCGACGGCCTGAAGTTCGCGAACGGTGACGCCATCACCGCGGCCGACGTGAAGTACTCCATCGACCGCGCCCGCGCCCTCAAGGCGGACTCCGGCGTCTTCGCCCTGCTGTCCACCATCGACACCGTGGAGACCAAGGGCGACCGCGAGGTCATCTTCCACCTCAAGACCGCCGACGCCACCTTCCCGTACAAGCTGTCGACCCCGGTCGCCGGCATCGTCAACCCCGACGACTACGCGAAGAACAAGCTCCGCGACGGCTTCGACGTCGACGGCTCCGGCCCCTACACGATGAAGTCCGACGTCAAGAACGACGAGCTCGTCGACGCCGTGTTCACCAAGAACCCCAACTACAAGGGGTCGTTGACGGTGAACAACGACAAGGTCGAACTGCGCTCCTACTCGGACGCCGACGACATGGGCACCGCCCTCGAAAAGGGCGACATCGACCTCATCACCCGCACCATGTCGCCGCAGCAGATCAAGAAGCTCTCGAACGAGTCCGGCGGCGACGTCGACCTCGTCGAGATGGCCGGCCTGGAGATCCGCTACCTCGCCTTCAACACCAACGCCCCGGCCGTGAAGTCCCGTGCCGTGCGCCAGGCGATGGCTCAGCTCATCAACCGCAGCGAACTCGTCTCCAGGGTCTACGGCATCCAGGCCCAACCGCTCTTCTCGCTGGTCCCGGCCACCATCACCGGCCACTCCAACGCGTTCTTCAACAAGTACGGCGACCCGAGCGTCACCAAGGCCAAGTCCCTGCTGGCCCAGGCCGACATCACCACGCCGGTGAAGCTGACCCTCCATTACACGACCGACCACTACGGCTCGGGCACCAAGGAGGAGTTCGAGGACCTGCAGAAGCAGCTCAACGACAGCGGGCTCTTCGACGTCAGCATCCAGGGCGCGCCCTGGAGCACCTTCCGCCCGGCCGAGCAGAAGGGCAAGTACGACGTCTACGGCATGGGCTGGTTCCCGGACTTCCCCGACGCCGACAACTACCTCGCCCCGTTCCTCGACAAGGACAACTTCCTCGGATCGCCGTACGACAACGGCGAGATCCGCAACACTCTGATCCCGGACTCCCGCCGCGAGGCCGACCGCATCGCCGCGTCCGGAAGCCTGACCGAGATCCAGGACATCGTCGCCGACGACGTTCCCGTGCTGCCGCTGTGGCAGGGCAACCAGTACGTCGCCGCACGCGACGACGTCACGGGCACCGCCTACGCGCTCAACTCCTCGTCGACGCTGCAGCTGTGGGAACTCGGCCGAGGAGTGAGCGGCTGA
- a CDS encoding response regulator gives MAIRVLLVDDQPLLRTGFRMILEAEQDLAVVGEAGDGLQALDQVRALQPDVVLMDIRMPRMDGVEATRQITGPGRDGPAKVLVLTTFDLDEYVVEALRAGASGFLLKDAPANELVQAIRVVAAGEAMLAPSITRRLLDKYATHLPSGDEPVPDTLHTLTDREVEVLKLVARGLSNAEIAADLFVSETTVKTHVGHVLTKLGLRDRVQAAVYAYESGLVRPGAQ, from the coding sequence GTGGCCATCCGCGTCCTACTGGTCGACGACCAGCCGCTGCTGCGCACCGGCTTCCGGATGATCCTGGAGGCCGAGCAGGACCTCGCGGTCGTGGGCGAGGCCGGAGACGGCCTGCAGGCTCTCGACCAGGTACGGGCGCTCCAGCCCGACGTGGTCCTCATGGACATCCGTATGCCTCGGATGGACGGTGTCGAGGCGACGCGGCAGATCACCGGGCCCGGGCGGGACGGCCCTGCCAAGGTGCTCGTGCTGACCACCTTCGACCTCGACGAGTACGTGGTGGAGGCGCTGCGGGCGGGGGCCAGCGGCTTCCTGCTCAAGGACGCCCCGGCCAACGAGCTCGTGCAGGCGATCCGGGTGGTGGCCGCGGGTGAGGCGATGCTCGCGCCGAGCATCACGCGTCGGCTGCTCGACAAGTACGCCACGCATCTGCCGTCCGGCGACGAGCCGGTGCCGGACACGTTGCACACGCTCACCGACCGCGAGGTCGAGGTGCTGAAGCTGGTGGCGCGCGGGCTGTCCAACGCGGAGATCGCCGCGGACCTGTTCGTCAGTGAGACCACCGTGAAGACGCATGTCGGTCACGTCCTGACCAAGTTGGGGCTCAGGGACCGGGTGCAGGCCGCGGTGTACGCGTACGAGAGCGGGCTGGTGCGTCCCGGCGCGCAGTAG